In Catenulispora sp. GP43, one genomic interval encodes:
- a CDS encoding chloride channel protein yields the protein MTDSAASAPAPSPDPAAMLKSRAYVALLVLAAAVGVVVSTVAYFYLKAVSSAQTAVFTDLPEDLGWSKAPVWWPLVPLFVAGVVVACSIRFLPGTSGHKPAEGFKASGGVQPSDLAGIVLASFATLALGAVLGPEAPLIAIGGGLGGLSVRLLKRDAPASAIAAISAAGAFAAIATLLGSPVIGAFLLMETAGLGGPMLGVVLVPGLLAAGVGALIFVGLDDWTGYGTFSLSIPGAPAFTTPTGYELLWALVIGLAAALAGTIVRHAALWLQPQVERRMITLMPLVGLAVAGCAIAFAESTGRGTSEVLFSGQTALPALIHDAAGWTAGALVLLVLFKAAAYALSLSCFRGGPIFPSLFIGAAGGIALSHLPGLPMVAGAAMGIGALAVAMLGLPMTSVLLPALLFPSDALALTPLVIVAVVVSYVLSARIGPKPVAEPDAVRTREE from the coding sequence ATGACCGATTCGGCCGCCTCGGCGCCAGCGCCCTCCCCGGATCCAGCCGCCATGCTGAAGTCCCGCGCCTACGTGGCGCTGCTGGTGCTGGCCGCCGCCGTCGGGGTCGTGGTGTCCACCGTGGCCTACTTCTACCTCAAGGCGGTCTCCTCGGCCCAGACCGCCGTCTTCACGGATCTGCCCGAGGACCTGGGGTGGTCCAAGGCCCCGGTGTGGTGGCCGCTGGTCCCGCTCTTCGTCGCCGGCGTGGTCGTCGCGTGCAGCATCAGGTTCCTGCCGGGGACCTCCGGCCACAAGCCCGCCGAGGGGTTCAAGGCCTCCGGTGGGGTCCAGCCGTCCGACCTCGCCGGCATCGTCCTGGCCTCGTTCGCCACCCTCGCGCTCGGCGCGGTGCTCGGCCCGGAGGCGCCGTTGATCGCCATCGGCGGCGGGCTCGGCGGCTTGTCGGTGCGTCTGCTCAAGCGGGACGCCCCGGCCAGCGCGATCGCCGCCATCTCCGCTGCCGGGGCCTTCGCCGCGATCGCCACCCTGCTGGGGTCGCCGGTCATCGGCGCGTTCCTGCTCATGGAGACGGCCGGGCTCGGCGGCCCCATGCTGGGCGTGGTCCTGGTGCCGGGCCTGCTCGCGGCCGGCGTCGGCGCGCTGATCTTCGTGGGACTGGACGACTGGACCGGGTACGGCACGTTCAGCCTGAGCATCCCCGGCGCCCCCGCCTTCACCACGCCCACCGGCTACGAGCTGCTGTGGGCGCTGGTCATCGGCCTGGCGGCCGCGCTGGCCGGCACCATCGTCCGCCACGCCGCCCTGTGGCTGCAACCGCAGGTCGAGCGGCGCATGATCACTCTCATGCCGCTGGTCGGCCTGGCCGTGGCCGGCTGCGCGATCGCCTTCGCCGAGAGCACCGGCCGCGGTACCTCCGAAGTGCTGTTCTCCGGTCAGACGGCCCTGCCCGCGCTGATCCACGACGCGGCCGGCTGGACGGCCGGTGCGCTGGTGCTGCTGGTGCTGTTCAAGGCGGCGGCCTATGCCCTCTCGCTCAGCTGCTTCCGCGGCGGCCCGATCTTCCCGAGCCTGTTCATCGGTGCCGCCGGCGGGATCGCGCTGTCCCATCTGCCCGGCCTGCCGATGGTCGCCGGCGCGGCCATGGGCATCGGTGCCTTGGCGGTGGCGATGCTCGGGCTGCCGATGACGTCGGTCCTGTTGCCGGCCCTGCTGTTCCCCTCCGATGCCTTGGCGCTGACCCCGCTGGTGATCGTCGCAGTGGTGGTCTCGTACGTGCTCAGCGCGAGGATCGGTCCGAAGCCGGTCGCCGAGCCGGACGCTGTCAGGACGCGGGAAGAGTGA
- the msrA gene encoding peptide-methionine (S)-S-oxide reductase MsrA, with translation MATEKAILAGGCFWGMEELLRREPGVVSTRVGYSGGDTPNATYRNHGDHAESIEIVYDPEQTDYRALLEFFFQIHDPSTVDRQGNDLGRSYRSAIFYLNDEQKRVAEDTIADVDASGLWPGKVVTEVTPAGDFWEAEPEHQDYLQKYPNGYTCHYPRPNWKLPRRAAQ, from the coding sequence ATGGCCACCGAGAAGGCGATTCTCGCCGGAGGCTGCTTCTGGGGTATGGAGGAGCTCCTCCGCCGCGAGCCCGGCGTCGTGTCCACCCGTGTCGGCTACTCCGGCGGAGACACGCCGAACGCCACCTACCGTAACCACGGTGACCACGCGGAGTCGATCGAGATCGTCTACGACCCGGAGCAGACCGACTACCGGGCCCTGCTGGAGTTCTTCTTCCAGATCCACGACCCGTCGACGGTGGACCGCCAGGGCAACGACCTGGGGCGCAGCTACCGGTCCGCGATCTTCTACCTGAACGACGAGCAGAAGCGCGTGGCCGAGGACACGATCGCGGACGTCGACGCCTCCGGCCTGTGGCCGGGCAAGGTCGTCACCGAGGTCACCCCGGCGGGCGACTTCTGGGAGGCCGAGCCGGAGCACCAGGACTACCTGCAGAAGTACCCGAACGGGTACACCTGCCACTACCCGCGTCCGAACTGGAAGCTGCCGCGGCGGGCCGCTCAGTAG